In Citrus sinensis cultivar Valencia sweet orange chromosome 4, DVS_A1.0, whole genome shotgun sequence, one DNA window encodes the following:
- the LOC102625835 gene encoding uncharacterized protein LOC102625835: MTSLPSYTKKPAPLLYIQSKLPMAVTAAKLLKPLIPASVLSRCSSPASLLFNHKPSFRSSAAAKMATTSTSEADIKPTPSKVKIIDSHLHVWASPEEAADKFPYFPGQEPTLPGHVDFLLQCMEEASVDGALIVQPINHKFDHSLVTSVLKKYPSKFVGCCLANPAEDVIGIKQLEQLILKDGFRAVRFNPYLWPSGQQMTNEVGKAMFSKAGELGVPVGFMCMKGLNLHISEIEELCTEFPSTTVLLDHLAFCKPPSNDEESLAFSNLLKLSRFPQVYVKFSALFRVSRMPFPYQDLSSPLSQVVSSFGANRVMWGSDFPYVVPECGYKGGREAASLIANEVPLSPSELEWIMGGTIMQLFQDQRL, translated from the exons ATGACATCTTTGCCCTCCTATACCAAAAAG CCTGCTCCGTTACTTTATATACAAAGTAAGCTGCCAATGGCTGTGACAGCGGCGAAGTTATTGAAGCCACTGATTCCAGCTTCGGTCCTCTCTCGATGTTCAAGCCCAGCTTCATTGTTGTTCAATCATAAACCATCATTTAGATCCTCAGCTGCTGCTAAAATGGCGACCACCAGCACCAGTGAAGCTGACATCAAACCAACTCCTTCGAAAGTGAAAATCATTGATTCTCATCTGCACGTGTGGGCATCTCCTGAAGAG GCTGCTGACAAATTTCCTTACTTTCCTGGCCAAGAACCCACCTTGCCCGGACATGTCGATTTCTTGCTGCAG TGCATGGAAGAAGCCAGTGTGGATGGTGCACTCATTGTGCAGCCCATTAATCACAAGTTTGATCATTCTTTAGTGACAAG TGTCCTGAAAAAGTACCCTTCCAAATTTGTTGGTTGTTGCCTTGCAAATCCTGCAGAAGATGTCATAGGGATCAAGCAGCTAGAACAGCTCATCTTGAAG GATGGTTTTCGGGCTGTTCGTTTTAATCCGTACTTGTGGCCATCTGGGCAACAG ATGACAAATGAAGTTGGGAAGGCAATGTTTTCTAAAGCAGGAGAACTTGGAGTGCCAGTGGGTTTCATGTGTATGAAG GGTCTTAATCTACACATTTCTGAAATTGAGGAACTTTGCACTGAATTTCCTTCAACAACAGTGTTGCTTGATCATTTGGCTTTCTGCAAACCACCATC AAATGATGAAGAAAGTCTTGCCTTCTCAAATCTCTTAAAGCTATCCAGATTCCCACAG GTATATGTCAAATTCAGTGCTCTGTTTAGGGTGTCCAGAATGCCATTCCCTTACCAGGATCTGTCCTCTCCACTCTCCCAAGTTGTCTCAAGCTTTGGCGCAAACCGAGTCATGTGGGGCAG TGATTTCCCATACGTTGTTCCAGAATGTGGCTATAAAGGTGGAAGAGAGGCAGCATCTCTGATCGCCAATGAAGTACCTTTGTCTCCTTCTGAGTTGGAGTGGATCATGGGTGGAACAATCATGCAACTTTTCCAAGATCAACGGctttga